In Sphingobacterium sp. R2, the genomic stretch CCCTTTTCCATCAACTACTTGAAGTGCTGATCCATTGACCGAGATTGCGGGTTGAGATTTGGAATCGGATGCTGTCAGAAATACTTCTGCTTTGTAGGGCTGGCCCTGTACTAAGTAGGATGTTGGGGCAACAGCAACTGCTGCAAATTTATCTAGATTGACCACCGCCTGATCCATTTTGCCCAAGATAAGTTTAACTACATCAGATTCTGCATTCTGCGCGTCTGTTTGTATTTTCGTTAAAATGGTCATCGCAGCGGTTAAAGGGGTGCCGCTACCGAAATTGATTTCCTCCCATGATTTTTTGCCATTAACGGCTTTTTCTGGATCTTTTGCCTCCAAGGAAAATGATACCATCTTTTGTTCTTCAGGTGTGAGCAGGGCGAGCAATTTTGTGCGCGTAGCATTGATTTTGTCTTTTAATACGGTGCCTTTTTTCTCATTGATCATAAGATTTGGAGAGATGTCTTCGTTTTCACGCTGGGCTAGATCGCCTTTTTCTTCGTCATATCCACCGCCCTGTTTGACAAATTCTTCTTTTAGAGAGGCTATATACTGGTTGAGTTCGCCGATAATTGCCTGAGCTTTTTTTGCCTTGTCATAGATGGGCTTCGCACGTGCAGGCTCTTCTTTCAGCTTGGTATTTTCAAATGCAGTGAACAGCTGCTGTACTGCTGTGCTGACATTCGATTTGGATGTTTCGAGACTGTTGTTGATATTTTTGAATGCATCCAAGATGGAGTCCGGTACATTGAGCGCCAATAAGGCGAGCAAGACCAGATAGAGGATGCCTATCATCCTTTGTCTTGGAGTTTCTCTTCCTAATGCCATTGTTTTTGATTTAAGTAATACATGAATTAATTACACACGCGGCTGATTCATCGCGCTCAGCATATTGCCGTATATGGCGTTCAAGGCATTCAGGTTTTTAGCAAGCTTGCCCACTTCATCTTTAAATGCTTTGGAATCATCCAGCGATTCGTTGAAGTTTTGCATGGTAAAGCTCAGATTCTCATAAAACTTGTTCATCGATTGTAAATGGGATGCCGAATCGCGCAATTCGCGTTCGTACATCTCATTCAGCTGGCTTAGATTTGTTGTCAAACTCTTTACCTGCTGGTGGTAGTTGGACGTATCGCCTGAAGTATTTGACATCGCGACAAGGTTTTCGGAGGCTTTTTCGAAGGCGATGCTCAGGTTGTCAAACTTGGAAGTCGCTGTTCGCAGCTTATTGGTGAATTCTTCTGTTGCTAATGAGACATCGGAAAGCTTATTTATGGCAGATACCTTTTCACTAAAGTCACGTAGGCCTCGGCCTAGATTTTCGATGCTTGCTGGTTCGATATTGGCATCGGCAAACATTTTGTCTAAAGCTGCAGTTGCTGAGGGGCCGGCCGGCTGGGCGACAACAGTTTTCGCTCTTTGTGGCAGTTCACCATTAAATTTTTCGTCCAATTCAGGATAGACACGGGTCCAGTCTGGTTCCGGTGGCGGCGGATTGAACCCCATTAAAAAGAAAAGGAAGGCTTCTACCCCTAAACCGATTCCGATCATATAATTGGCTGTGGTGCCGCCGATATGTAGAATTTTAAATAGTACCCCGATGATGACGATACTCGCTCCCCAGGATATGGCCACATTCAGCCATCTAGAATTGTCTTTTTTCTTGCTCATTGTTATCTCTATGTTTTGGTTTAATTTTTCTTGGAAAGTTTATTGTGCTAGTTTATTTCCATCATCAATAAACGGTATCTGTGTTTTCTATAGTAGATCGCATGCTGATGTACATATTTTGTTAGTTGCCTTGCAATAGGCTGTTTAGGCTCAAAAAACATACCAAAAGGTTATTAACAATGGTCATGTTTTTGGATAGCTGAGAATTTAGATATGATGGTGGGATTGTTAATCATATTATTGGACTGTGTATCATACCAATTGGGTTTTCTCTCTAAATCTAATTTTGTGTTGTATGGTATGAGCGTAAAATATGGGAAAAACAAAAAAGGTTTTCAATCGGGGAGATGAAAACCTTTAAATAACCAATTATAAACCTATTAAGGTGTTGTAAATATAGCTTTTTTTGTTTTTATTTTAAAATTTTTAAGAATTTTTTGTTTCTTTTTGATATTTATAATGTTTTTAATGCTTTTAAAAACGATTTATACCAAACAAATATGATTTTTTATTGAATTTTTATGGATTTTTTCATGATTTTATTAGATTATCCTAGTTTTTTTCTGTTTTAAAAAGTATTTTTTAATTTTTTTGATTTTTTTTGTCATTTTTTTTTGTTTTTATAATCGTTTAATAGTACGATTCCTATGCAAAGATCGATTTTAAAATACGGTTTGTGGCAATATGGAAATGTATTCTAACTCATGTTTCCTTCTATCTTTATGAAAATAATGCAAACGTTAGCCGTTCTTAACAGTTATTCTTTTATAGGAACAAAACGTAAACACAGATAAGAAAGCATGATGAACGAAACATTAATCCAACTTTCACAGCAATGGCCTTCATGGCTATGGAATATTGCATTAATTCTAATTTCATTTTTGGTCGGTTTTTTGATTAAGCTGATTTTTATACCGCTTTTGCGAAGGCAAGCGATTCAGCAGGAGTCTTACAGTGTATTCCGTTCCTTTGTCAAACGATTTAACCGTATTCTGAGTGTTTTTATACCTCTGATTTTATTTAACAGTTTGCTGCCGTTTGCTCAATTTAACGAAAGGACGCTACGTGTTGTTAGCAAGACTAATGAACTTTTACTGGTCAGTTTCTTTGCACTAGTATTGATACAAGGGATCAAGGTTTTTGAAGATTATCTTTACCATCGTTTTGATATCAACAAGGAGAATAATTTGCGTGAAAGGAAGATCAGAACTCAGATCGTCTTTATCCGAAAGGTGGTTGTTACGCTGATTATTGTGATTTCTTTGGCAATTATTCTGCTAAGTTTTGATAGTATGCAAAAGATTGGCGCGGGTTTGTTGACAGGCGTAGGTGTGGGCGGTATCATTATTGGGTTTGCAGCACAGAAGTCGCTCGGGAATTTGCTCGCAGGCTTTCAGATCGCTTTTACGCAGCCCATTCGCATGGATGATGTATTGGTGGTTGAAGGAGAGTGGGGGCGTGTTGAAGAAATTAACCTGACCTATGTGGTTGTGAATATATGGGATAAGCGCCGCTTGGTATTGCCCATTACTTATTTCATTGAGAAGCCTTTTCAGAACTGGACGCGGACTACTTCTGAAATATTGGGAACAGTATTTATCTATACAGATTTTACGGTACCTGTACAGCTCTTACGTGAGAAATTTACCACACTACTTTCCGGGCATCCGCTTTGGGATGGTCAGGTCAATGTGCTTCAGGTGACTGATCTTAAAGAGCGTACCATGGAAATTCGGTGTCTGATGAGCTGCCGCAATTCGGGTCAGGCTTTTGACCTCCGCTGTTATATCCGAGAGGAAATGATTGCATATATCCATACAAATTTCCCGCACGCGTTATCTAAAACGAGGGTAGACTATGAGGAGAAGGTGTAAAACGATTTTTAACGGTCTAAAACCAATCGAATACAATCATTTGATGAAATCTGTATAATTTGTTTAAGTTTGTTGAAAATGTTAGCCCTAGCGATATGCTGATTTTCTATATTTTAGTCTCGAGTATATTGATTATACTGAGTGTATTACCCTTTGTCCAAAGCCAACACTGGGTCTTTCGGGTAGCTGAGTTCGTCAAATTGCAGTTATTGGTCTTTCAGGTGCCCACCGTTACGCTGGGTTTTTATTTGGTAGGCGATGATCCTTGGATTTGGTGGCTTCAGGGTATACAGTTCACTATGATTGTATACCATAGCTATATATTGATTCGCTATACCAAATTTTGGCGCAGAGAAACGTATCAAAAGGGTGATGGTGCATCAGATAGCATTAAGGTAATCTCTTGTAATATACTGCAATTCAATACAGCGTATAATCGCTTTATCGAGCTGATTCAGAAAGAGAGACCTCATATTTTTTTGACCATGGAAAGTGATGCTGGATGGGAAAGAGCCTTGCGTGTATTGGAAAAGGATTACGCTAATTATGAGAAGGTAACATTAGACAATACCTATGGCATGCATTTTTATACTAATCTGAAAATCAATAAAAGTGAGGTACATTATTTTGTAGCTGATGATATTCCGAGTATCGAGGCCGAACTGGAAACTCCTGATGGGCATCGGTTTGTTTTTTTTGCTGTTCATCCACCGCCACCAAGTCCAACAGAAGAAGAAAATAGCAAAGAGCGTGATGGCGATCTGCTCAGTGTCGCAAAGCGCGTAACTGATTATAAAGTGCCCGTCGTTGTTACTGGAGATTTTAATAACGTGGCTTGGGCAAAGTCTTCGCTCCTATTTAAAAAAACAAGTAAATTAATCGACGCCCGTATCGGCAGGGGTATACTATCGACCTTCCATGCGAATTATTGGTTTTTCAGAGTGCCGTTGGATCTTTTATTCCATAGCCCAACGGTGTTTATTGATAAACTGTTTACGTATCCGTCTATAGGCTCTGATCATTTTCCAATAGGTTGTACATTCTTTATTGACCACTACTCAGAAGAGCAGGCTGAGGCGATCGAACATTTGGAAATGGGGGACATGTCTGATGTGAATGAAATGATTGCTGCTGGTAAGCTTGAGGAAAGCGATAATCGAAATTCTGATAAGGAATAATCAAAGCAGAAATTTGGGACGAGGTTTCTTATAATGAAAAAAAAAGAAGGAAATTTGCCTGAAAATGTTTAATTTACGGTAATAATCAAGACAACCGAATCCAATTCATGGAAAGAGAACATTCTCACCCTTCGACTTTAGGTTATTTGACGTCAGAACAGCTCTTGTCGAATACTATTGATTTTTTACGTTTTCCGCTGATTGTTGGAGTGGTTTTTATTCATACGGATTTTTCAAATATTATCATTCAAGGCGCGAGACAGGTTGACATTGGTCAATTTGCTGTTTTTGCACAGGTTTTTTTTCTCTTTTCGAAGCTTGTGTTTGAGGTATGTGTGCCACTTTTCTTTTTTATCTCTGGTTTCCTTTTTTTTTATGGTACGGAGTCTTTTTCGTTTTTGGATTATTTTAATAAGTTAAGAAAGCGGATAAATAGTTTGCTGATTCCATATATTTTTTGGAATTTGTTGGTATTACTTTTTTTCTTTTTTGCACAAACCTTTTTTGGGGAACTATTGTCGGGCTCCAATAAGCCTATAGTTCAGTACAGTGTCGCCGATTGGCTTTGGTCTTTGTGGGACACTTCCCATGTGCATGGGCAGGCAGCAAAAAATTTACCTATCAATTCGCCATTTTGGTTTATTCGTGATCTGATGGTGGTTGTACTGCTATCCCCGATCATTTACTTTGTAATTAGGAAGTTGGGTATATTTGCCGTGCTGATAACTGGGGTAGTGTGGGTTTTGAATCCCTATTTTTACCTGCCAGGATGGAGCAGTGTATCCTTTTTTTTCTTTTCAGCAGGGGCTTATTTTAGTTTATATAATAAGAACTTTGTGCTTATCTTCAAGTCCTTTTTACCCTGGCCCTTGATATGTTATATGCTATTGATCGTAGCAGCGTTTTATGGATTTGGAAAGGGTGGGTGGAGCTATTTGTATTGTACCAATGTATTGTTGGGTTTGATATCTGCGGTAGCTGTGACGGGCTATTTTATTGAAAAGGGTAGCTGGTGTACAAATCACTTTTTGGTTAGTGCAAGTTTTTTTATATTTGCTTATCACCGTTTGCCATTGGTATTTATCATCAAATTTTTGTTTAGTTGGGTTAAGCCGCAAACGGATGTTATGCTGCTGTTTATATATTTCGTTTGTCCAGCCTGTGTTATTCTGTTGGGCTTGCTGTTTTTTTGGGTTTTAAGAAGGTTATTGCCCACCTTTACAGCTTTTATATGTGGAGGTAGATTATGATGAAAAAGCGGAAAACTCGGATCCTCTTGGCCGTCACATTTTCTATTTTGGTAAGTATTGGACTTTTTTACCGATTTTATTATCCGCATAGTTCGACGCTGCGGCGGTCAGAATTTGTCTTTACTGATTTGATCCGGTTAGAATGTACAGCAGTGAAGAACCAAGGTGCTTCCAATACCTGTTGGTCTTATACTGGGAACTCCTTTCTTGAATCAGAAATGATCCGAATGGGTAAAACTCCTATGGCGATTTCGCCGTTGTATACGGTCCGGATGGCCTATCTGGAACGGGCGCGGAATTACCTCCGCCTGCATGGTGGATTAAAATTAAATGAGGGTGGGCAGCTTCATGATGTGATAGACATGTTGCGCCTGCATGGGGCGATGCCGACGGCTGTTTATACTGGCGTTAAAGCGGGGAATCGCCCGGGTAATTTTAAACACATGCGCGCTATTTTGAACAGCACACTGTCTGGTATGGTAAAGGCAAGAGTCCTGAAAAGCAGTTGGGAGCGCGATATCGAGGCTGTGATGGACGACTATCTGGGGAAAGTGCCTGATCATTTTGACTACCAGGGTAAAATATATACAGCGCGTAGCTTTGCTGATGAGTTTATAGGCATTGATCCGGATCAATATATCCATATTGCCTCCGTTACCACGGCTCCTTACTATAAATCTTTTGTTTTTTTGATTCCCGACAATTGGTCTTTCAGTCAATTTTATAATATACCTATGAAAGAACTTACCGCTGTCGTTGATGGGGCTTTAAAAAAAGGTTTTACGGTAGCGTGTACAATCGATATTTCGGAGCCTGGTTTTTCCTGGCCTTATGGTATCGCTTATGTCCCTCAGAAGTCAGCGTCGATGATGACAACGGAAGAAAAGAGGTATCAATTTGTGCGGCCGCAAGCCGAGCGCAAAGTTGACCCCTTGATGCGCCAAGAGGCATTTGATGCATGGGAAACAACAGACGATCATGCGCTACATATTATAGGCTTAGCTAAAGATGAAAATGGGCGAGAGTACTATTTGGCTAAGAATTCTTGGGGCAGGGGCAATGCCTTCCGGGGATTTATATATCTCACGAAAGAATATTTATGCTATAAAAGTACAGCCTTAATGGTTCATCAAGATGCCCTTGAGACGTCGCTAAAAAAATCAGTTGGTGATCAGCTGAATAGATAAGCGTATGGTTTTCCCAGATTATTTGTTGAATCTAACTGCTCAACTGCTGTTCTTTTGTCCTGCTTCGATTTTGGTACATGCTTTCCAGGTAAGTGCCTAGGGTGCGCGTGCGTTCCGTATCAACATTACTGATGTAGCGCTGAAACATCTGCTCTGTACTATGTCCTGTTGCATCCATTAGTAAGGCTGTCGGAATTTTACCATAAAAGTTTGTGGCAAAACTTCTTCGCCCAATATGGCTGGTAATGGCCTCACATTTTGGGATAAGCTGATCTGAGGCGCGAAACCCTTTGCGCTTTCTAACTTTTACCAATGTAGTAATGCCTGCTAGGCGAGTGACTTCCTTGATTTGTTCATTATATTTTTGGGCAGTCATTTTGTGAGGGAAGCTGTGCCCATTATTTGACATAATAATTAATGCAGTTGGGTGTAGTGGGAGTAAGATGCTTTTCTGTGTTTTTTGCTGGGTAAAGGATAAGCAGGGCTTGCCATCTAGAATTTCCATCATATCGAGATTGAAATTCATAAAATCAGATACGCGTTGCCCTGTGTAGCAGCTAATTATCAGCCAGTCTTTAGCGGCTTTTAGATGAGCTGGTACGTCTACATTTTTTATGGTACTAATTTCGTCTTCATTAAGGCTTATGGCACGGTTTATTTTCCGGACCTTGGGAAGTTCTAACTCATAAACAAATGTTCTGACCCCTCTTTTCTCCAGAAAATTAAGTACTGTTCGTACGAAGTGAATTGTGCGGTGGATCGTACTTATACTATAGTTTTCCGCTTCGCCATATGCAATAAATTGCTGTACAAATGTGCTATTCACTTGCTCCAGCATAAGATATTTCTTCTGATAGCCTTCAAAGCGTTTTAATAAGCGGAAGAAAACCAGGTATCGTTTGTGCGTGGTTGGGGTAATCAGGTGTATTCGGCTTTTGATAAAATTGTCTACACTTTGTAGCAGTCCTCCTGCTGGAAGTGTAAGTTCTGAGTCTGTGCAGCATTTTTTGACCAATCGGTTGATTGCCCGTAGTGAAAATTCCTTTTTATTAAGCTTTAAGTCAGCAATATATGATGCTATTGCAATTTTTAGCACATCGAGCTTTGTATTTAGCTTTTTAAATTTCTTTAAATAGATATTGATGGGCCTTTGCTTTTCTTGATCCCATTGAGATGGAATAATTTTTAAAGGAGTTTTAATCAAGAATTGCTGTTGTTGCTCGTCAACAAATGCAAGGTAGATGAAAGATATTGAAGTAGGATTCAATAAAGTAAAATTAAAAATCATGAGGTAAACTTTTTGCTATTGTCTGAGCATAAAGATACTAGATTATACAGATTAGTCTAATTCAGACTACAATTCTACCTATCCAAATATAACTATTTTTTTTTAACTAATTACAAGATATGCCTTTAAAATAACCATTTGGTTAGTAAATGTTTTTATTTGTACAAAAGTCCCGTTGAAAATCAAAAATATTTCTATGTATCTTATTTGTAATCAGAGTGTAATGTTTTTTTTCTAGTCTGAATTAGACTAATAATTTACAATTAAAATAGCTCGTACAAGTTTGTAGAAAAAATTATAATTGACCTAAATATGAGTAGTAAACAGAGATATATCGCGCCTAAAATTGAAATGCTTTTAATTATACAGGAAAGTTTCGACAAGTCAATGTACATGTGTTTCAATCGTGAATTTAAGCACAGCCATCGTGTAGATTATAAGGTGTCAAATTTATAATTTAGCAATCACCTCCATGGACAGTAAATTAAAACTTGCATTTGTAGATGATAATGTATTGCACGTGAAAGTAATTGAACATTTGGCTCGCGAAATGGGGAACTATGAGATGCTATATTCTTGTCACAATGGAAAGGAGCTTGTTCATCTCCTTGAGAAGAGTATCGATCATCCAGATGTGTGTATTCTGGATTTGCATATGCCGGAGATGGACGGTATGGAAACGGCTCGTTTATTGCGACGTCGGTATCCGATGATTCGTTTATTTGGTTATTCTGCCAGCGAAAGTGCAGATGAAAAAAAGAGATTTTTGGATAGTGGTGTAAAACTTGTTTTTTCAAAACAATCTCCCCGAAAGATGTTGAACTCTATCTATCATTATACTATGCTCTGTGAAAATCTGGATATTATTGATTTTGAGAAGAATTTGTTCAGGAAATGGAATTTTGTAAATCAGTTATAGGAAAAAAAGAGCGGCAGTTTGATGTGCTTCATCTCGCTGAATATTGTAGTCATCTTAGTAAGAGGCTGCACAATGCTTCGGTTTTTTCAATTATTCGTACCTGCTCGCCTGTCCGTATAAAAATTGGTCGATTGTCCTATGATTTTGCTGCAAACGAACTCATATTCATCGGACCACAATACGAAGTCGAGCTTGCTGAAGCTAAAGTTGCAGAAGGATACTTGCTGTGGTTCACAGCAGACTTTTACGAAAGGTCGAAAGATGATACTGAAATACTGCATTCGGGATTATTTTTTGGAAATCATCCTTTTCTGTCAATGCGTGAATGCAGATCATATCTGGTTTTTAAGAAACTTATCGTGGCGCGTTTGCGAGGATGTACTGGGGATTGTGCAATCGATAGGATGGTTGCGCATCATTGCTTTGAATCTTTATTACTAGACGGGTATCAAAAAATGCTAACGTTGGACACAGTGCGGTCATCTGTAGAGACTACATCTATTCAGTCATTTAATAGATTTTCCGTGCTTTTACATAAGCATTACCGCGAGCATACCAGTGTACAATATTATGCGGACCGTATGCACCTTTCGCCACGGAAGCTGACGGAGTTGTGTTTGTCTGTTAGCGGTAAATCGGCTAAATGTGTCATATCGACTGTTGTCACTGAGCAGGCTTTGCGCTATATTCAGCATACTAATCTGTCGATATCTCAGATTTCCTATGAAATGGGATTCTCGGATGAATCTAATTTTCGCAATTTTTTTAAACGACAGACAGGCAACAATCCGCTTTCCTTTCGTCTGATTTAATTAGGGGAGTCTATCCTTGCTTTTTCGACTCTTTTTTAAAGTAGAGGTAAGGGCGCCTACTGGCTGGTATTCTTTGAGCTAATTTCGGTAAAGCCCTTTTGTTGAGCAGCCCACTGCCTAAATGCTTTAAAAGTAAGGCGTATAATCTCTCGGGAGTGAAATTTATCTGATACTCTTTTTTAAAATCACGGATCATCGTATCGATTGTTCTTGGGGTCTCAAAGTAATTGGATTGGAGGATAATATTGGCAATGAGTGCTCGCTCCGATTGATTCTTTCATCTATAGGTAATTTGGAGTTTTTTAATTCTCCATTTACAATAAGGCGTTTTTTCAAGTACATCAAATGGGGCAGGTTTTCTACTTCAATTTTTAACGATAAAGCTGGATCAAAAAAGTCTGAAAGCTTTATAGTAAAAGGTAAGCATATTTTTGATAGACTGTCTACAGATAGTGAACTGTTTTTACGGTAAGCACTCCGGATAGTTGATGTGGAAACATTAGCCAGACTGGCAAGGCTCTCGATGGTCAGCCCGGTTAAATTTATGATTTCCAGTATTCTTTTTGAAATTATCTCTGCTAATTGCTGATCTGATATTTTTCCCATACTTAATCTTTTCACTGCAATTTTATCTAATGAGCGTTTTACAATACGATTTAGTCAATACCTTTGAATAGGTACACTAGGGTCTAATGCGGCGTTTTTTGAAAACTGATGATCAAAGCTACTTGAATAAAATGAATAATGGGGTGTAAAAACTGTGGATTATCGTGTGCAAAATCTCTATTTTGCGCAATTCTATTTTCTGTAACTGGCATTAGACTTGATGCTGTTATTGCTCTTCGGGGGAGCTGTCGAGTTGGCTGAAGTCAACGGCAGTCTCGAGCAATACCGGCAGCAATGGCTCACACTATTAAATAAACCCTATTTGCCTTCATTGCTCCAAGGAATACATCCTCAGTTTAAACCTTCTTTTTTGGAAGATTTTCCAGCGAATGGAAAAACAACACTGAATGATGGCTTATCGGGAACAACGGATTATAGTTACAATTGGCTATTATTTGATAGTAAGGATGTAGAGATTGCTTTTCCTTTTTCGAATGAAAGAATGGCTTCGCAAATTCAGCTTAATTTTCTATTGGATCCGGCACATTATCTATTTCTTCCGGATGAAATAGCGGTAGAAACCTCAAACGATAATATTTTACGTGAACATCGGGACATATAAGATCAATACTGGTCTTATTGCCGAAGATCCGATATGTTACCCAGTTTCATTTGGCTTAAAACAGCAAAAAGGACGTTTTTTAAAAGTGAAAATTTCTTTTTCGCAAGAATTTCCAGCTTGGTTTGAAGGGTCGAAGCATCGTAAGCCGCTTTTTGCCCTAGACGAAATTCATGCTAGCGACCAGATGTAGCTGGGCTGAAAAGTTATTTAGCCATTTAACCAGCCGAAGAAAAGCTATGGTGTCATTCGGGGAAAGTTTCTTGCTTGGGGCATTTTTTGTTTAAAAATTGATCAGTTGATGTCTATAAACACAGTTGTATACTGATGGGTAAAATAAATGGGGCGAACGCCTTCGCCCCATTCTATCCATTAATATTATCAAGTCGAACGCAAAAAAAATGACTTGATGGCCCAAATGTAAAAAAATTATACGGAATTGCTCCTGTTAAAAAATGCTAAAATCATGTAAAAATTTGATAGGTAGCTTAAGTACTACATTTCAAAAAAAAGACGGCTAGAATTTCTAGCCGTCCACTTTTGGTCGCCGAAGCTCCAAAAATTATCTTATGCTTATTTTTTTTTAGTTTACGCGTACGCAGCGAACGTTTTTGAATGATGTACTTAGTACATTTGCACCTAATGCGCTAACTCCATTCAAAAGCTGGCCGGTATTGTTTGCCATGTGGAATCGAGTGCCTAAGGATAGTGGAACTAAAGTTAGACTACGGCCAGCGTTACCATAATAACCCCATGTACCTGCGCCAACTAAGCCAACAATATTAGCTCCTTGTTCATTTGTCCAAAGCGTTGTTGCTCTGCCGTAACTACTGAGTAAGGGGAGATTTAAGTTTGCCACTTGGAAGTTTGCAATGTCAACACTAAGATCATTTAAACCAATATTTGCTAAACCACCGT encodes the following:
- the gldM gene encoding gliding motility protein GldM, whose translation is MALGRETPRQRMIGILYLVLLALLALNVPDSILDAFKNINNSLETSKSNVSTAVQQLFTAFENTKLKEEPARAKPIYDKAKKAQAIIGELNQYIASLKEEFVKQGGGYDEEKGDLAQRENEDISPNLMINEKKGTVLKDKINATRTKLLALLTPEEQKMVSFSLEAKDPEKAVNGKKSWEEINFGSGTPLTAAMTILTKIQTDAQNAESDVVKLILGKMDQAVVNLDKFAAVAVAPTSYLVQGQPYKAEVFLTASDSKSQPAISVNGSALQVVDGKGVYAVNTSREGIYTWTGVIKVKQTDGSYKEYRTPVQTYQVARPSAVVSPDKMNVLYIGVNNPISVSAPGTPADKIRVSMSGGSISSAGGGKYNVKVSSPGTAHISVSAEVAPGKTQTLSSTEFRVKRIPDPIAKFAGKTGGSMATVALKAQNALFAKLDNFDFDATFRVTKFTMIIAKPRADAIVLSTSGGQLSSSMSSALNGIVPGTRVIFDNIVAVGPDGTSRQLNAVALTAN
- the gldL gene encoding gliding motility protein GldL, with amino-acid sequence MSKKKDNSRWLNVAISWGASIVIIGVLFKILHIGGTTANYMIGIGLGVEAFLFFLMGFNPPPPEPDWTRVYPELDEKFNGELPQRAKTVVAQPAGPSATAALDKMFADANIEPASIENLGRGLRDFSEKVSAINKLSDVSLATEEFTNKLRTATSKFDNLSIAFEKASENLVAMSNTSGDTSNYHQQVKSLTTNLSQLNEMYERELRDSASHLQSMNKFYENLSFTMQNFNESLDDSKAFKDEVGKLAKNLNALNAIYGNMLSAMNQPRV
- a CDS encoding mechanosensitive ion channel domain-containing protein; translation: MMNETLIQLSQQWPSWLWNIALILISFLVGFLIKLIFIPLLRRQAIQQESYSVFRSFVKRFNRILSVFIPLILFNSLLPFAQFNERTLRVVSKTNELLLVSFFALVLIQGIKVFEDYLYHRFDINKENNLRERKIRTQIVFIRKVVVTLIIVISLAIILLSFDSMQKIGAGLLTGVGVGGIIIGFAAQKSLGNLLAGFQIAFTQPIRMDDVLVVEGEWGRVEEINLTYVVVNIWDKRRLVLPITYFIEKPFQNWTRTTSEILGTVFIYTDFTVPVQLLREKFTTLLSGHPLWDGQVNVLQVTDLKERTMEIRCLMSCRNSGQAFDLRCYIREEMIAYIHTNFPHALSKTRVDYEEKV
- a CDS encoding endonuclease/exonuclease/phosphatase family protein is translated as MLIFYILVSSILIILSVLPFVQSQHWVFRVAEFVKLQLLVFQVPTVTLGFYLVGDDPWIWWLQGIQFTMIVYHSYILIRYTKFWRRETYQKGDGASDSIKVISCNILQFNTAYNRFIELIQKERPHIFLTMESDAGWERALRVLEKDYANYEKVTLDNTYGMHFYTNLKINKSEVHYFVADDIPSIEAELETPDGHRFVFFAVHPPPPSPTEEENSKERDGDLLSVAKRVTDYKVPVVVTGDFNNVAWAKSSLLFKKTSKLIDARIGRGILSTFHANYWFFRVPLDLLFHSPTVFIDKLFTYPSIGSDHFPIGCTFFIDHYSEEQAEAIEHLEMGDMSDVNEMIAAGKLEESDNRNSDKE
- a CDS encoding acyltransferase family protein, coding for MEREHSHPSTLGYLTSEQLLSNTIDFLRFPLIVGVVFIHTDFSNIIIQGARQVDIGQFAVFAQVFFLFSKLVFEVCVPLFFFISGFLFFYGTESFSFLDYFNKLRKRINSLLIPYIFWNLLVLLFFFFAQTFFGELLSGSNKPIVQYSVADWLWSLWDTSHVHGQAAKNLPINSPFWFIRDLMVVVLLSPIIYFVIRKLGIFAVLITGVVWVLNPYFYLPGWSSVSFFFFSAGAYFSLYNKNFVLIFKSFLPWPLICYMLLIVAAFYGFGKGGWSYLYCTNVLLGLISAVAVTGYFIEKGSWCTNHFLVSASFFIFAYHRLPLVFIIKFLFSWVKPQTDVMLLFIYFVCPACVILLGLLFFWVLRRLLPTFTAFICGGRL
- a CDS encoding C1 family peptidase, which produces MMKKRKTRILLAVTFSILVSIGLFYRFYYPHSSTLRRSEFVFTDLIRLECTAVKNQGASNTCWSYTGNSFLESEMIRMGKTPMAISPLYTVRMAYLERARNYLRLHGGLKLNEGGQLHDVIDMLRLHGAMPTAVYTGVKAGNRPGNFKHMRAILNSTLSGMVKARVLKSSWERDIEAVMDDYLGKVPDHFDYQGKIYTARSFADEFIGIDPDQYIHIASVTTAPYYKSFVFLIPDNWSFSQFYNIPMKELTAVVDGALKKGFTVACTIDISEPGFSWPYGIAYVPQKSASMMTTEEKRYQFVRPQAERKVDPLMRQEAFDAWETTDDHALHIIGLAKDENGREYYLAKNSWGRGNAFRGFIYLTKEYLCYKSTALMVHQDALETSLKKSVGDQLNR
- a CDS encoding tyrosine-type recombinase/integrase, producing the protein MIFNFTLLNPTSISFIYLAFVDEQQQQFLIKTPLKIIPSQWDQEKQRPINIYLKKFKKLNTKLDVLKIAIASYIADLKLNKKEFSLRAINRLVKKCCTDSELTLPAGGLLQSVDNFIKSRIHLITPTTHKRYLVFFRLLKRFEGYQKKYLMLEQVNSTFVQQFIAYGEAENYSISTIHRTIHFVRTVLNFLEKRGVRTFVYELELPKVRKINRAISLNEDEISTIKNVDVPAHLKAAKDWLIISCYTGQRVSDFMNFNLDMMEILDGKPCLSFTQQKTQKSILLPLHPTALIIMSNNGHSFPHKMTAQKYNEQIKEVTRLAGITTLVKVRKRKGFRASDQLIPKCEAITSHIGRRSFATNFYGKIPTALLMDATGHSTEQMFQRYISNVDTERTRTLGTYLESMYQNRSRTKEQQLSS
- a CDS encoding response regulator; translation: MDSKLKLAFVDDNVLHVKVIEHLAREMGNYEMLYSCHNGKELVHLLEKSIDHPDVCILDLHMPEMDGMETARLLRRRYPMIRLFGYSASESADEKKRFLDSGVKLVFSKQSPRKMLNSIYHYTMLCENLDIIDFEKNLFRKWNFVNQL
- a CDS encoding helix-turn-helix domain-containing protein, translated to MEFCKSVIGKKERQFDVLHLAEYCSHLSKRLHNASVFSIIRTCSPVRIKIGRLSYDFAANELIFIGPQYEVELAEAKVAEGYLLWFTADFYERSKDDTEILHSGLFFGNHPFLSMRECRSYLVFKKLIVARLRGCTGDCAIDRMVAHHCFESLLLDGYQKMLTLDTVRSSVETTSIQSFNRFSVLLHKHYREHTSVQYYADRMHLSPRKLTELCLSVSGKSAKCVISTVVTEQALRYIQHTNLSISQISYEMGFSDESNFRNFFKRQTGNNPLSFRLI